The DNA region GTTTCCTGTACAAAATGATTAAACTGGAGGAGCTGAAAGCTACTGGcgagatccccccccccccacccccacacacacacatcgTGTAGGAATATTTCTCTATATAAAGGCCACAAGCACATTGGCTAGCCTGATCATACCGCAGGGCCTCAAGAGGAAACTTTCGGCTGGGAACACCATGGAGctgcttcctcttcttcttgcctgcTCCCTTCTCTTCACCGTTGCGACTCCTGTCAGGGACATCACCGACGCCTGCGCCTCGCAAATCAATGGTTTGTATACTCCCATCACAATTTTGTTGTCAACTACTTCGTCTCTTCATTTATCCGTTAATTTTCTGTGAATATGGTTGGTATCGGATCGATCAATTAATGATTTCACAACATTAGATACTTCGCAGTTGTCTAGTGCTGAACCTGAACAGTCGTGACTCATGAGTCATGGAAATTTACAAGACGTAGAAGCAGGGTTAGTTCTTGGACAATTCAGTACGTATAAAGATATCCATTTCTTTTTTAAGCACTGACAACGACGTACAGTCTTGTTCAGGTCAAGAAAAAAGTTGATAGATTACTCTATTTCCCACGGTCGTATTATGCCTCGTGTCGCACTGGTCCATTCTATTATAGGACTTGTAgataagatgaaaaaaataagttttacTATAGTCCTTTTATTTTCGTTTTGAGATCACAAATTCTTGTTCCAGTCCCTTTGTTGTCCGAAACCCCATGACCCATTGAATTGGGTGGCGGCAGTGCATTACTCCTTCCAGATTTGCACAACACTATTCCACATGAATACCATGCCTTTCTCCCGTGATCTCAATTGCTGCCGCCTCCAATTCAGCTCCAACCACCATATGTAGCATTGTACGAGATGACCAAGCTTTTTTTATTTCGGAGATCTAAAGCTTAGATAGCGAGAAAACCGTGGTAGATGGTGCGTCAAATGTCACTAGGTCCACATGGTTTTTATTTCTTGTTTACTGTTGATTAATTGTGATGTTGTGTACTACTACTAATCGGCCTATTTTTGTCCTTTGGCTTGTTGTCAAGATAAAGTGAGGAGATGACCTTTACTGTGGACCCATATGTGGTATTAGTACTTTATATCACATTTTATTTATGGTATATATATAATCTCTATTAGGTTCTTTCTTAtctgtataatttttttttatgaaaatagtgATATGACTGCCACTAATCTTTTGATACCTTTGTAGAGTTTCTTATACAGTGTTCCCATTTAATTTCCTCGATGGTCTAGCTTATCTGTTAGTATGGACCTATCTTATAACGCAGCATGGAACAATGCTCCTTTTTTTCCTGTCGGACCTCCAACGTACAACATGACCTATAAAAAAAGTTGCAACAAACACATGACAATTTCCCTATTATTACACTAGCTAGCAGACTAGAAAAGAGACGACTGTACTTCGTCGTTAGCAACACTGATGCCCACACGCACCGTCAAGCTATAAATGAACCAACCAATGCAAAGGGTCCAACTTGCTGATTTCCCTTAATTATTTGTTTCGTAACAAAGAGCTCGATCCAGCCAACAACCGTCGTGACTAAGCTTGTCTACTAAACAAATTCACTGTAGACGATACGATGCTTCACTTGTGTCGGTCATCGTTATCGAAAACCGACCAGAACGTTGTCTAGTTTATGTACTTGTTTTGTACTACTATATACGGGGAGCCTTTTTTGTACTTGGGCAGCAAAATCTGAccaaagaaattaaaaaaccaaGCAGTCTGGTACGGTATACAGATATTTGCGTGAACCCTCTCCCTTCTCCTGTAACTATATACGATCCTATAGCGTACTCTTCCTTGACGTATTTCTTTGGGTTGGACTAAATTTGGGACGACGTAAGTATTAGTGCGAGCCAGGCCAGCCTAACTGATAAGACCGATCGTAAGGGCTCTGCCTCTTGCCGTCAAAGctagccatgcatgcatctgaGTATAGTTCGATTTGTGATCACACACGCTGTGATCGATCACATGCGTGTACACGTTTGCTTATTAAGCTAGGCATGCAAACCCCGCGCGTCCGTGACAAAATCCACCGAAAACGAGGCTGCGGCACAATATACATGCATGCACCGAACACGAATGGTGATCGATCTGGCGCATATATGCGCAGTATTGTTTGCATGCATCACGTACGTTTAGCAAATCGGAGAGCCTTCTTGTTCACGtcttaattaattatatatattgttCATACGGGGATTCATACGTACATACACTCACACATGCATATTCTTATGCACGTATTCCATGAGAGTGACTAGTTATACCTACACTAGTATACATACAGTATACTCACTCCCTATGATGGCTTGACTATCTCTTGTGCACGTACGTACCACGGCCGGGCATCCAGATTAGCTAGgcaaaaacatatataaaggCCCCGGCTGTACTCTATAGAGAGAGTAGTACCATTGCTATCGAGTACGTAAAAATGGCGTACACTTGGATGATGCCAAAACCGTCGGCCTACTGTTCTGAGTTTATTATTGGTCTACATGCATGAGCCATAGGGACAAACGAAGCTCAAATCAAGGAATCTAGTAAGTTGCATATACAAATATGTAGGAGGTGCAGTGACACGGTCTATATAATTAAGTCACAGGCCTCGTTTCGTATTGGCCGTTTGTGAAGCATTATTGGTGTGGTTTAGACGTTCAGTTCTGCACGCCTTGATGCATGCCCGATGTTTAATCTTTTTGGTGCTACGTAGCTGTCTTACTCATCTCACGATATAACGATGGAGCACGAATCAGAATTTGGGTCACGATGCAATTATATGCCAGCGGGCAGCGGCGCACGGCACCTAGCTTGAAAGCTTGTTGCTGCGAGATAAGCTGGAACGGTGATTAACTGGTGCTTGGTACAGTGATGCATGATGAGCCAGCAATCATCAGCTAAGGGATCACTCAGCTTTCTACTGAAAAACTACTCAGTAACAGTGAGTGACTAGTGTCGCCATCTAGCTAGCTAGTACTTGAACATATATATGCAGACGAAATCACAAAGAGGTCACCAAAAAATTCATTCGTAAAAACTGAGTTCGTGTTCAATCAACAATAATGTACTTCATGGATACTTAGATCGAATTATACGAGTAGACTTGTCTCCAAGAATACTTCGATAAGATTGCGTACGTCATATTGTTTGCAGATTTCCAGCACCTCAACAGCTCGGGCCTCCACCTGACGCTGCACCACCCGCAGAGCCCCTGCTCGCCGGCGCCACTCCCTTCCGACCTCCCCTTCTCCGCCGTGCTCATCCATGACGATGCGCGTGCCGCCCACCTCGCCTCGCGCCTCGTCTACAATAATGCACCGTCCCGCCGCCCAACGTCGCTCCGCAAGAAGCCCGCCGCCGGCGCTGGCCACCTGTCCGGCTCGCTGGCCGCCTCCGTGCCGCTCACGCCGGGCGTGTCCCTGGGCGTGGGGAACTACGTTACCCGCCTGGGCCTCGGCACGCCGGCGACCTCCTACGCAATGGTCGTCGACACGGGCTCCTCGCTCACCTGGCTGCAGTGCTCGCCCTGCAAGGTGTCATGCCACCGCCAGACGGGCCCACTCTACGACCCCCAAGCATCGACAACCTACGCCTCCGTGCCGTGCTCGGCCTCGCAGTGCGACGACCTTCAGGCCGCCACGCTCAACCCGTCCGCCTGCTCCGTCTCCAACGTCTGCATCTACCAGGCCAGCTACGGCGACAGCTCCTTCTCCGTCGGGTACCTGAGCAAGGACACCGTCTCCTTTGGCTCCAGCAACTTCCCCAGCTTCTACTACGGCTGCGGCCATGACAACGAGGGTCTCTTCGGCCGGTCGGCGGGGCTCATCGGCCTCGCGCGCAACAAGCTGTCGCTGCTCTACCAGCTCGCGCCCAGCCTcggatactcctttacctactGCCTCCCGACCTTGGCGTCGGCGGGGTACCTCTCCATCGGGTCCTACAACCCGGGGCAGTACTCGTACACGCCCATGGCGTCCAGCTCGCTCGATGGCTCGCTCTACTTCGTCAACCTGGCCGGGATGTCCGTCGGCGGGAGCTCGCTGGCGGTGTCGCCGTCAGAGTATGGCAGCCTGCCGACGATCATCGACTCGGGCACGGTGATCACGCGCCTGCCGACGAGCGTGTACAACGCGCTGAGCAAGGCGGTGGCCGAGGCCATGGGCGGGGTGCCACGCGCGCCCGCGTACTCCATCCTGGACACGTGCTTCCAGGGCAAGGCGTCGCAGCTGCACGTGCCGGCCGTGGGCATGGCGTTCTCCGGCGGCGCAACGCTGAAGCTCGCGACGCGGAACGTGCTCATCGACGTGGACGACTCCACGACGTGCCTGGCGTTCGCGCCGACGGATAGCACGGCGATCATCGGGAATACGCAGCAGCAGACGTTCAGCGTCGTCTACGACGTCGCGCAGTCCAGGATCGGCTTCGCGCCCGGCGGTTGCAGCTGAGGGGTGAACTGCGCGCATGGTCAAGCTTGGTAAATTAAAGACGCATACACAAGTAAATGCATGAAAGTAACAGTTAGCTGGAAGTACTTCAACAATTGTCAACATCTGTACGTGTTATGCTCCTGGCAATTTGTACGTCATTTATAGGTAAATTTTAGAGATTGGATTTCTACAGTTCACTGGAAGTGCTTCAACAATTGTAAGGTCAAAAAACAGAAGTGCAATGGCTGGACGATTTGGTCTATCATTTATGTTCTTGTTAACTCAAGCCCTTCGTTCGTTTAGCATCACACCGTAATTTCAAAGATCCTTTTTGCTTGGCATATTCTttcacttaaaaaaataaactttagtGCCTTTTTGATAGGGATTATGGTCAAAATTCCAATGaactaaatcctaaaaattACCACAGTAACGAAATGTGTTTCGCAGACACTGAAGCTCAAGTACGTGATGGTCACAACCAACTAGGAGGCCATGAAAACAATAAGAAACATCAATTATTTGCAGGTTCACATGATGCATTCTTCAGTAAGTGTCACAGCACCACATATCGTTATGGAAGGAACTGCATGCCACAGATGGCGCGACAAGAACATCAGCCTGGTTTCCCCCATATTTTTATGTTTTGCTAGTAATGTCAAAACGGAATCAGTTTCCACTGCAAACAAAAGAGTTTATACTCTTTCAAAGTAAGCGCATTGTACATTTAAAAATATCTCCATACCAATATGTTGAATTGTTAATACTACAACATCCTCTACTATTTATGTTCCATAACTACTAGTACAAGAGTAATGGAAGTTTATATCATAACACATTCCAAGTCAATCCATTTTGCTTTTGTATAAACCACGGAGTACCTGCTAACCTCAAACACTCTTATCCAATGATCTTGAAAAGAAGGTACACATGGTGTGCAAGGTCATATATTCCACCACGTTTGAACGATATCTCCAGGCATCCAGACTTGGCTGTCACAAGGATAAAATCGGTATCAGAGTAACTAGATTGTGCATGGTCGTGAATAATAGTAGCTTCCTTCATGCAATGGTAACTGTATAGACGCATGTATCTTGTATGTTCAGTGTATCTTGTAACTGTATAGATTGTGCATGGTCGTGAACAATAGTAGCTTCCTTCATGCAATTGTAACTGTATAGACGCATGCATCTTGTATGTTCAGTGTGTCCTCCAAAAGACAACAGGAAAAAATGTTTAGAGCATGATATTGAAACTGAGAAGATGCCATTTTGTAAGTACGGTGAAACAGTAACTTATATAAGTATGGCAAAACAGTAACTTAGTGTATATGTTCTGTTTACAATATTTAGGAAATTTGGTTAGGACAAACAAAATCCATATGAGTAATCATTGatgaagaaaagaacaccatTTTCTGATGGTCATGGACTTTGACAACAAACCATGAATAGCAAGAATATCTCTCCTACCTGACTGGGTATGCTAGCTTGCAATGAAAATTTATGAGGTCTCTGTATTATCAAGTACAAATGGTGCAAAACTCTACATGATGAATGattgttttatgatttttgtggGTTTCTGTATCATGCAAAGCAGATGGTACAAAGCTCTACATGATGACGAGTTCGACGTGATTGCTGAGCACTTTACTTCATCGAAATTATTTAGTTAGCATTTGGACTAGGACCAAAGGCGATAGGAATCATTCAGAGTTGATTGGTAATGCATCACCATCAATCAGAGACCTATTAAGGCTATATAAGTGGATAGAGTCAGGTTGTGGAAAAGACTACGGTCTAACACAAAATGTACACTCAGCATGCACTGACTGTCCAACAGTGCATCTGAAAGGGACCAAATGGGGCTTGCATGTGGGGGTTGTGGCAGTCATGCTCAAGAAATTAAAATacttttggttttggtttgacTTGGAGTGACATATGGCCTACAGATATGATTCTACAAAGTAATTGTTGAACATTGATTggtaaataaaaagaaataggGTAAAGGGCAGCAGCAAGAAAATGTAATTGAGAAGACAAATATATTATGTTCTTGTCTCCACAATCCATGATTGAATATCTTATATGTTTGATTCTTTCCATGATCGAAGTTGCATTTATAGCACTGACCACACAAAACCAAACCTCCAACAGTAACAAAATGTTAGCTGATTAGTGTTTCAATATATGATCTTGCCAAAGTAGACGAAGATTTTATTTTGCAATCGTAACTCAGGACTACTGATTTGCTTCTCCCATGTATGTTCTGGTGCTGTCATAAACAACAATTCCAGCCGAAAACATTGATGTTCGGCTGATGGGTATAAaatgttaggaatatagagtctTTATTCCATATGTATATGTTAGGTTACTAGAGTCTTTATCCTGTACCTCCtgtgtactctatatattgctcaTATGGGCTATTATtgaatactccctccgatttTTTTATATGACGTTTCAGACAAGTTTAACAAAATTAAGGAATATGTGAATTGACTCTTTTGCCCTCTATTTCTCTCTTCTGTCGGGCCCTCTCCATTTCCGTAATGTGTTCATCAGCCCAGTCGGCCCCTCCTTTCCGTAATGGGCCGGCCCCTCCTTCTTTCTCTATTCGTTGCTCCTCTCCGTCACGCTCCTCCGCGCGCCGCCGCAGCCTCCATCCACCACCGCCGCGCGCGCAGGGCGCGTCGCGCGCCGCATGCTGCTGCCGCCTCAATCCGCGCATCGCCGTGGGCCGTGGACCGTCTTGCTGTCGTCGCCATCCTACGGCGCCGGCGACGTGACGCCTCCCTCCCGCACCGGGGATGTGGCGCCTCCATCCCGCACCGGCGACATGACGCCTCCCTCCCACAGCACATCACCACACCGACGACGTGAAGCCTCCTTCCAGTCAAGGTGTGATTATTTCTTGCTTGTTTCCCTTTCTTTACTTGCCAAATGGGTGATGTTCGGATGTGTCATTTGCCGATGATCCACTTTGGAAGCTGCTGGCACACTCTATTTACTCCCCTATCTGCTCGCACACTTTGGATGAGTAGTTGATTTCAGATTTTGAACATTTTCCTATCTGCTCACGCACTTTGGATGAGTAGTTGATTTCAGATTTTGAACTCCCCTGCAGACATAAGAACAATTGATGTAGCAATACATTTTCAGGTCATACTCCTGCTAGGAGGTAGGAGTAGTTCAATTGATGCTCCTGCAGTGCAGTATCCAAATTTGATTTCTGAAAATGTCCAAAGGGCATTGGAAAATTTATTTATCTGAAATTGAATGAAATTTGGTTACATGAACTACTGACATTGGGAAATGTCCAAAGGGCATTGGAAAATTTGATTTCTGAAATTGAATTTGTTGAAAAGTCTGTCCCCTAAAACACCTCTGCATGCTTAGTGCTATGAACTACTCCTACCTCCTAGCAAATACTCCACTGATTTAATGGTTCATGTTTTTCCCTATGTAGCAGCAAGCAGAGGAATTTGTTCATGGCAACACCACAATTTGAGGCTGCGCAAGGAGGACTGGATGTTCAAGAACCAGGAGGGCAGAGGAGTATGCAAATGGAACCAGGAGATCCTGCAGCTTCAACTAGCTCGCCCATGACGAAGTCGTCATTGCTGAAACGGAAGTCCTCAGGTGCAAATGTGTTAAACCCCCCAGCAGCGAAAAGGAAGTCCCCTTGTGCGAACATGCCAATTTTTAGATCCCCACTGAGTAGGATGTTGCTGTCACCGAGGATGCATCTATCTCTAGTGGTGAGGTCTCCTTCTATGAGGTCTCCGATGGTAGCAAGAGTACTAGGAGATATTAATTTGAATGTGCCACCAAGTTCTGAAGGTCGAGGACCAATTGGTGATATTGATTTGAATGTGGAACCAAGAGAAGAGTTGATGATAGGTAAACTCTCTCGATCACAATATTTCATtttcaaagataaaatttgaacatctgaaaATTTCACAGTATTACACCAAATTGGCATCTAGCTATGTACACTTGCATGATTCAAAATAACATTTACACAAGATTGGTAATTACTGTTTGTCAAATATGTTCCAATAATGAAAGTTCGATAGATGTTCTTATCTGTTCTTGGCAATTATGTCATTGTATCAATACAATTATGTCATTGTATCAATACCAATAACCTTGCTTATCTGTTCTTGGCTGCAATGGCATATAACCTTGCTATGTATCTTTGACTATACAGGTTTGGATCATGGTTTTGGGGTTCCAGTTGCTAATGAAAATGCTCCAGATGCTCAAGAGAATGCTCATAGGAATGTGGTGTCTAATGATAAACGGAGAGCGATATTTGAAGCTTTGCTAGCAAGAGCCAACAATGGTAACTTGAAGGGCCATGAGACAAGGGAAGTATCTGTAGCATTCTCGGTACCCATTCGAACAGTACAACGTATTTGGAAACAAGGTAAAAGTTGTCTGGATCAAGGTATTCCGATTGATGTTTCTAGTGGAAAGTCCAAGTGTGGCCGCAAGAAGTTAGAAGTGGATGTTTCCGTGCTTCGTGGTCTTCCTTTGTCAAGCCGTACAACACTAGATGACTTGTCCACCTACTTACATGTCAGTAAAAGCAAGTTGCATTCAATGAAACGAGAAGGTATCATAAAGCGTGTCTCAAACAGCATAAAGCCGTACTTGACAGATAAGAACAAGAAGGATCGTCTGAAGTGGTGTCTATCTATGATTGACCCAATGAGCATACCTAATGATTCGGTATTTAAAGGActgtttgattttgttttcaTTGATGAGAAATGGTTCAACATCACACGGAAGATAGAGAGATACTATACGGTTCAAGGTGAAGATGAGCCCACACGGACATGCAAAAACAAGAACTACATTCCTAAAATCATGCTTATGACTGCTCTTGCTCGACCAAGATTTGATTCTAATGGCAACTGCACCTTTGATGGCAAAATTGGATGCTTCCCTTTCGTGACATACGAACCAGCTAAGAGATCGAGTGCTAACCGGCCTGCAGGGACAATAGAAATGAAGCCCATTGAGTCAATTACAAAGGAGGTCATTCGAATTTTTCTGATTGAGAAAGTCTTATCAGCGATTCGTGCTAAATGGCCACGTGAAGATACCAATAAGCCTGTATACATACAGCAAGACAATGCCCGACCTCATATTGCGCCTAATGATAAACTGTTTTGTGATGCTGCCAAGCAAGATGGGTTCGACATTCAACTCATATGTCAACCTGCAAATTCGCCTTATTTTAACATCTTGGATCTGGGGTTCTTTAATTCCATTCAGTCAATCCAGTACAAAACAACGGCAAAAACAACAACTGAACTTGTAACTGCGGTTGATAAGGTAATGTTCGACTTGTTTTACCACCTTAGCCCttgctttgatttttgtttATGTAACAACTGAACATTTTAACTCAATTTAGGTTGGATAGCTAATCTGGATTAGTTTATTGCAGTTTTGATTGATCTTGTTTTTTACTATTCCTATTTGCTCTGGATCTTGTTCTCCATCTAGGTTGCAATCTTGCAATTAAAATAATTGATTAGCCTAATCTCAGTTTTGTTGCATTGAAAAGTTTATCTTGCTATGTTGAAGTATTCAAACGGAAGTATATCTTCCTCACTACCACAGCTTTGCTTGCAGTCCTAGTTGTTGCAATCAGTGCTAGACTTTTGGGGAATTCGAATAGAGCTGCATTCTTTGGGAGTATTTGTTTCTGTATGCATCTGGATTTGAGTCTATTCTTTGGGATTTCTTGGGGCAGCTCTTAAATTAACCGGCCTGCAGGGACAAtatgtttttgttggaggtggTGGAAAATGAGCTGACATCTTGATATTATGGATCAGGCTTTCCAAGATTATTCGGTGTGCAAGTCAAATCGAATTTTCTTGACTCTCCATGGATGTATAAAGGAAGCTATGAAAATTGGAGGCGGCAATGGATATGATATTCCTCACATAAAGAAAGAAATGCTAAAAAGACAAGGGCGTCTTCCTTTACAGCTCAGCTGCGATGTCTTGTTGATACATGAAGCTACGACACAAATCAACGACTAATTCCGAAGTAGTTTTCGGCAAATAAAGCATCCAACTGCTGAAGTACTGCCGGGTATAGATTGGTCTGGCTCTAGCCGTTTTGTGTTGGATCAAGCAGCTAATACTGGCAACTGTCTGCTACTCCAATATGTACTCCTGTTTTACTCCAACACAAAATGGAAAATGGAAGAAACACAGGAATTCAGGAGTAcaaagtttttcatttttttttatttcattctgAACAAGTACATGGTTCAACATTTCATTTTGAACAAGATTGTACATGGATCATAAAGACTATACATGGTTCAACATTTCAGTAACAATGTTCATACTCCAACATGTACTCCTGTGCTTCAGAGACAGAAGCGAGAAGTGCTGCGCAACGTGGTTTACTCCTTGTGCAGCCATACATGTTTTCTCATTTCCCTGTTCTCTTACAGAGTCCACTCATCCTCAACACCAGAAGCATAGTCATATATAATCTTGGGAAGCTTCTGCTTCACGATGGCCTGGTACTCCATGACATTGATGATCTCCCCTATCTTCGTGATAAGCTAGCGAACACCCACACCACTCTACAACAAGAAACAAACACAATCACTTGATCTGTCCAAAGAGCAGAGAAAACCTTCTGAAGACAAAAaaatttttttgcaagaatgTGGAGGCTTCATCTGAAGAAGTTTACTGCTTTACATAATCATAACAATAACAGATGTAAAAAGCAGATTGCAGGCTTCAGAATTGATGTAAATGCATCAAGAATTTAGGCAAACAGTTCATTTGTGAGAGACTGAGGCATGGACTGAACCAATGACTTGATGAAATTCTCTTACTCAAGCTCCTCTGCAGAACTGGAGCAGTATCCGGCCTCCTCAAGCTCCTCCGCAGCACTGTGTTCTAGGCCAAGCCCGCACTCATCAGCGCTGCCTCGGCTGCATCCGGCGGGGAGAGCGCTGCCGCCCGGGGAGTCAGCACTGGATCTCCCCAAATCTCTTGGAACGGAATCGACGGAGACGACGCGGAAGAGGGTGCGGCAGGAGAGGTCCCGCCCGGGAAGAGCTGTCGCTGTCGAGGGAGAGCGCCGCCGCTTGGGGAGAGCTATCGCCGTCGGGGGAGAGCACCGTCGCCCGGGGAGAGCACCACTGTCGGGGAGAGCGCAGGAGCACTGGAAAGGGGCAAAGATGGAAGACGGCGATTTCCTCACAACTACAGCGTGATATATTAAAACTCCTTCTCCTCACAACTACGacgtcatataaaaaaatacggAGGGAGTACAAGTTGTTATTTCTAACATAGTATCACAGCTAAGTTTTTTGGATGTCGCAACTTGTCCATGTAGATCTATACAATTCGGTGTCTTCCTCATCACCTACTCTTCCAGTAGCTTTCAGATCGGATTGTTTTCTTCACCTCGGTTTGATCTACTGTTCCTCTACAGCATTCCCCGATCGGATATGTCCCGATCTGATCTCCTTCGCTTGGTCACCTGCTCGCCAACACACCTCCCGGTGCCTCCCGCCCATCGGATCCTCTCAACTCCTCACTGCCGCTTCGGCTGGATCCCACCGCCGGCAGATGCTGTTTGGGCAACCACCACCAACTTCCCAATGCCACCGGCTCCGTCCTTCCGTGGTCCTCTCCGAGCCGCCGTCTGCTTCAGGCACTGGCCTCCCGTAATCCTCCCACAGCCACCCTGAGACCCTCCGCCTCCCTCCCGCGGTCCCTCATGTGATGTCGTCTTCCACCTCCTTAGATCCACCCGCTGCCGGGTGGATCCTCTGCAGGGCTCTACCAGGCTTCTCGGCCGTCGGGTTAACCGTTGGCTTCACCTGCCTCCTCCCGCGGTCGCCCCATTCGGGCTCCATCTCTTGACAAGTTGGCGTCGTCGCCAAGCGGCTGTTGCTGCTGTCCTGTGCCAGCCACCACATGTGGCAGTAAGTGTGTGTGGGGTTAGCATGGTACTGATGGATGTGTTTGGCCACGTTCTCAGTGGGCCGAGTCAGTTGCTTGTGGGGTCCCGCTTGGTGGTATTCAGGCAGTGATCTCCTGCTGCACGTTTGATGATGTTTGATGCAAGGCTTTTGTTCCTGTCCATGCTAGCTAGTGCTGCTGCAGTTCTTTACTGTTGCTGTTGTGCTATCCATTGTGGCACTAGGCTGTGTTTTGCTCCTACTACTATATTGATGTTTTCATTTGCGTCTAGGTCTAGCTTAAGTTCTTACTTTTCCGTTGCGTCTACATCCAAGTTTTTGCCTCTCTTTTAGATAGTCtatgatgtgtgtgtgtgtgtttgcaattcttgatctagGGTGTTCTTGTGTCATTTGATCTTTATGTAGCTCTAGTGACAAATTTGTTTGTCATCTTGCTACTCATCATCGCTTTGTATCAATTATTGATCAAAGACattctttgttgtcatcatcacgacTCTACTTCTGTGCTTCGTATTGCACTTCTTCCGTTTGATTCGACAAGATTACAAGACTCCACTCTACGACGGATTTGAAGGGACAGTTTTTGGATGTATAAGTAGTTTATTACTTAGTGTAACCTTTTTCAAATGTAACACTATTGCACATGCCTTGCATTTGAGAGGGGTGTTAGAAATATAGAGTCCTTATCTATTACATATAGGTTAGATTACTAGAGATCTTATCATGTGCttctcatgtactctatatattgtctCTATGGGCTCCTATTGAATATaagttgttattcctaacaTAAGCATTCCTATAAACATATATAGTTTGGAGCGGTGTTCAACCTCAAGGTGGTAGCTAGTTGGACATTGCCAGTGTCCTATGATCATGTAGTAGATGCGCGTCCCTAAGGGCACCAAATCCGCATTAAGAAAGGAATTGGTTAGGCTTAAGTTTAATTAAAGTTATC from Phragmites australis chromosome 8, lpPhrAust1.1, whole genome shotgun sequence includes:
- the LOC133926764 gene encoding aspartyl protease family protein At5g10770-like; the encoded protein is MELLPLLLACSLLFTVATPVRDITDACASQINDFQHLNSSGLHLTLHHPQSPCSPAPLPSDLPFSAVLIHDDARAAHLASRLVYNNAPSRRPTSLRKKPAAGAGHLSGSLAASVPLTPGVSLGVGNYVTRLGLGTPATSYAMVVDTGSSLTWLQCSPCKVSCHRQTGPLYDPQASTTYASVPCSASQCDDLQAATLNPSACSVSNVCIYQASYGDSSFSVGYLSKDTVSFGSSNFPSFYYGCGHDNEGLFGRSAGLIGLARNKLSLLYQLAPSLGYSFTYCLPTLASAGYLSIGSYNPGQYSYTPMASSSLDGSLYFVNLAGMSVGGSSLAVSPSEYGSLPTIIDSGTVITRLPTSVYNALSKAVAEAMGGVPRAPAYSILDTCFQGKASQLHVPAVGMAFSGGATLKLATRNVLIDVDDSTTCLAFAPTDSTAIIGNTQQQTFSVVYDVAQSRIGFAPGGCS
- the LOC133926765 gene encoding uncharacterized protein LOC133926765 codes for the protein MLLPPQSAHRRGPWTVLLSSPSYGAGDVTPPSRTGDVAPPSRTGDMTPPSHSTSPHRRREASFQSSKQRNLFMATPQFEAAQGGLDVQEPGGQRSMQMEPGDPAASTSSPMTKSSLLKRKSSGANVLNPPAAKRKSPCANMPIFRSPLSRMLLSPRMHLSLVVRSPSMRSPMVARVLGDINLNVPPSSEGRGPIGDIDLNVEPREELMIGLDHGFGVPVANENAPDAQENAHRNVVSNDKRRAIFEALLARANNGNLKGHETREVSVAFSVPIRTVQRIWKQGKSCLDQGIPIDVSSGKSKCGRKKLEVDVSVLRGLPLSSRTTLDDLSTYLHVSKSKLHSMKREGIIKRVSNSIKPYLTDKNKKDRLKWCLSMIDPMSIPNDSVFKGLFDFVFIDEKWFNITRKIERYYTVQGEDEPTRTCKNKNYIPKIMLMTALARPRFDSNGNCTFDGKIGCFPFVTYEPAKRSSANRPAGTIEMKPIESITKEVIRIFLIEKVLSAIRAKWPREDTNKPVYIQQDNARPHIAPNDKLFCDAAKQDGFDIQLICQPANSPYFNILDLGFFNSIQSIQYKTTAKTTTELVTAVDKAFQDYSVCKSNRIFLTLHGCIKEAMKIGGGNGYDIPHIKKEMLKRQGRLPLQLSCDVLLIHEATTQIND